The following are encoded together in the Phaseolus vulgaris cultivar G19833 chromosome 9, P. vulgaris v2.0, whole genome shotgun sequence genome:
- the LOC137823173 gene encoding uncharacterized protein, producing MDCGGLEKGIEELKVNKEKGNLHAHEQAQGQLQITTFSELVNDVGLHFQIIRFPKQIYVWIGYNSAKLGHMYAAAPTRPNNSVSVTSLLGGFSDNTGSGIAHRLVLKTGLNIILACSIPKNNPMLEIEAEKILIQKLVSLGYTKSRLGGTSL from the exons ATGGATTGTGGAGGATTGGAGAAGGGGATTGAAGAGTTGAAAGTGAATAAAGAAAAGGGTAATCTACATGCTCACGAACAGGCACAGGGTCAATTGCAGATCACTACCTTTTCTGAACTTGTCAATGATGTTGGCCTCCATTTTCAGATCATTCGCTTTCCCAAACAG ATATATGTGTGGATTGGTTACAACTCTGCAAAATTGGGACACATGTATGCAGCAGCTCCCACTCGTCCT AACAATTCGGTATCTGTCACTTCCTTACTTGGAGGGTTTTCTGATAACACAGGGTCTGGCATTGCTCATCGATTAG TGTTAAAGACTGGTCTCAACATAATTTTGGCTTGCAGTATTCCAAAAAATAACCCCATGCTTGAG ATAGAAGCTGAGAAAATATTGATTCAGAAACTCGTTAGTCTGGGCTACACCAAGTCTAGATTGGGAGGAACATCCTTGTAG